In the genome of Marinobacter antarcticus, one region contains:
- the rluD gene encoding 23S rRNA pseudouridine(1911/1915/1917) synthase RluD produces the protein MSSENRITASFSVPSALSDRRLDQAAAELMPEHSRSRLQSWIRSGALTVNGEVRKPRDKVMLSDRLELDAEPEAQVTWQAEAISLDVVYEDEHLLVINKPAGLVVHPAAGHADGTLVNALLNYAPEVENLPRAGIVHRLDKDTSGIMVVARSLIAHTSLVGQLQTRTMGREYEAVVVGTLTGGATVDAPIGRHPHERKKMGVVNSGKPAVTHYRLIERFAAHTHVRCKLESGRTHQIRVHMAHVKHPLVGDPLYGGRLRLPKGTTEELREVLSAFHRQALHARQLTLEHPETGEILSWDVPLPEDFLVLLAALRKHVQELESNEF, from the coding sequence ATGTCATCTGAAAACCGAATAACTGCCAGTTTTTCTGTGCCGTCTGCGCTGAGTGACCGGCGTTTGGATCAGGCTGCGGCAGAACTCATGCCCGAGCATTCGCGTTCGCGCCTGCAGTCCTGGATTCGCAGCGGTGCGCTAACGGTAAACGGAGAAGTTCGTAAGCCAAGAGACAAGGTGATGCTGAGCGACCGGCTGGAGCTTGATGCCGAGCCTGAGGCTCAAGTGACCTGGCAGGCCGAAGCGATCAGTCTGGATGTTGTCTATGAGGACGAACATCTGCTTGTTATCAACAAGCCTGCTGGTCTGGTTGTTCATCCTGCCGCAGGCCACGCTGACGGCACGCTGGTGAACGCACTACTGAACTATGCTCCGGAGGTGGAGAATCTGCCCCGTGCCGGTATCGTCCATCGTCTCGATAAAGACACCTCCGGTATCATGGTGGTAGCTCGTAGTCTGATTGCTCACACCTCGTTGGTTGGCCAGTTGCAGACCCGAACTATGGGGCGCGAGTACGAGGCAGTTGTTGTTGGCACCCTGACGGGCGGTGCCACAGTGGATGCGCCCATTGGTCGCCATCCCCATGAGCGCAAGAAAATGGGTGTGGTCAACAGCGGTAAGCCTGCGGTAACCCACTATCGCCTGATTGAGCGATTCGCCGCCCATACCCATGTGCGCTGCAAGCTTGAAAGCGGTCGCACACACCAGATTCGTGTGCACATGGCTCATGTAAAGCACCCTCTGGTCGGTGATCCGCTCTATGGTGGTCGCTTGCGTTTGCCGAAGGGTACAACGGAAGAGCTGCGTGAAGTGCTCTCGGCGTTTCACCGGCAGGCATTACATGCACGCCAGCTCACGCTGGAACATCCGGAAACCGGAGAAATTCTGAGCTGGGATGTGCCTTTGCCGGAGGAT